Proteins encoded by one window of Massilia sp. NR 4-1:
- a CDS encoding sensor histidine kinase — protein MTPASSCLDVLLAASQAEIYLLDPASLRIVQASAAACRNSRYEAAALRQLTLPVLAPQLERAAFEAALARRQPLAARLRRADGSEYAAQLCLQAVRHEGQALILAMAEDQCAGCSADDALRQVQSRFDAIVTHTPGLVYQFVLAADGSVAFPYLSDGCQALLGLPAAALHAAPQRFLELILEEDRDSYRDAMLTSASSLWSWNWEGRIWVDAWKDVKWINLRSTPRLLPGGGVQWEGIMTNITESKLEQLEVRQSRARLAELTAHIEKVKEQERTRIAREIHDDLGGNLTAIKMALAMLAARLPEAPGPLHEKAAYVDSLVDRTIDAVHRITLDLRPSILDFGLVAALDWQARDFTTQAGIACSFHSNVKELELDPDQAAALFRIGQEALTNIAKHANASQVSVKLTRTRHQISLKISDDGDGIRQADRSKPQSFGLRGMAERANALGGTLTLSHAPGGGTVVAIKIKREMDNAAPPAGGSGATIATVAVPKYQAS, from the coding sequence ATGACCCCCGCTTCCTCCTGCCTGGATGTCCTGCTGGCCGCGAGCCAGGCGGAAATCTATCTGCTCGACCCTGCCAGCCTGCGCATCGTGCAGGCCAGCGCCGCCGCCTGCCGCAACAGCCGCTATGAGGCGGCGGCGCTGCGCCAGCTGACGCTGCCGGTGCTGGCGCCGCAGCTGGAGCGCGCCGCGTTCGAGGCGGCGCTGGCGCGCCGGCAGCCGCTGGCCGCGCGCCTGCGCCGCGCCGACGGCAGCGAGTATGCCGCGCAGCTTTGCCTGCAGGCGGTACGGCACGAGGGCCAGGCGCTGATCCTGGCCATGGCCGAGGACCAGTGCGCCGGCTGCAGCGCCGACGACGCGCTGCGCCAGGTGCAGTCGCGCTTCGACGCCATCGTCACGCACACGCCGGGCCTGGTCTACCAGTTCGTGCTGGCGGCCGACGGCAGCGTGGCCTTTCCCTACTTGAGCGATGGCTGCCAGGCCCTGCTGGGTTTGCCGGCGGCAGCCCTGCACGCGGCGCCGCAGCGCTTCCTGGAACTGATCCTGGAAGAGGACCGCGATTCCTATCGCGATGCGATGCTGACCTCGGCCAGCAGCCTGTGGAGCTGGAACTGGGAGGGCCGCATCTGGGTCGATGCCTGGAAGGACGTGAAGTGGATCAATCTGCGCTCCACCCCGCGCCTCCTGCCCGGCGGCGGCGTGCAGTGGGAAGGCATCATGACCAATATCACGGAGAGCAAGCTGGAGCAGCTGGAAGTGCGCCAGAGCCGCGCCCGCCTGGCCGAGCTGACCGCCCACATCGAAAAGGTCAAGGAGCAGGAGCGCACCCGCATCGCGCGCGAAATCCATGACGACCTGGGCGGCAACCTGACCGCCATCAAGATGGCCTTGGCCATGCTCGCGGCGCGCCTGCCCGAGGCGCCGGGCCCGCTGCACGAGAAGGCGGCCTATGTCGACAGCCTGGTCGACCGCACCATCGACGCTGTGCACCGCATCACGCTCGACCTGCGCCCGTCCATCCTGGACTTCGGCCTGGTGGCCGCGCTCGACTGGCAGGCGCGCGACTTCACCACCCAGGCCGGCATCGCCTGCAGCTTCCACTCGAACGTCAAGGAACTCGAACTCGACCCCGACCAGGCCGCCGCCCTGTTCCGCATCGGCCAGGAAGCGCTGACCAATATTGCCAAACATGCCAATGCGAGCCAGGTCAGCGTCAAGCTGACGCGCACGCGCCACCAGATCAGCCTGAAAATCAGCGACGACGGCGACGGCATCCGCCAGGCCGACCGCAGCAAGCCACAATCGTTTGGCCTACGCGGCATGGCCGAACGCGCCAATGCCCTGGGCGGAACGTTGACATTGAGCCACGCTCCGGGCGGCGGCACCGTGGTCGCCATTAAAATAAAACGGGAAATGGACAATGCGGCGCCCCCGGCGGGCGGCAGCGGGGCTACAATAGCAACTGTTGCCGTACCGAAATATCAAGCAAGCTGA
- the greB gene encoding transcription elongation factor GreB, translating to MNKAFVKETDNDDDEDGAPQAPPIPPGSKNYITPAGYQRIKDELLQLIDVERPEVVKVVHWAASNGDRSENGDYIYGKRRLREIDRRIRFLTKRLDLAAVVDPSVHHGSDQIFFGATVTYAKPDGEEHTITIVGIDEFDPLHGKISWIAPVARAITKAREGDTVTLRTPTGVEELEILEVSYPAPA from the coding sequence ATGAATAAAGCTTTCGTAAAAGAAACGGACAACGACGATGACGAAGACGGCGCCCCGCAGGCGCCGCCGATCCCGCCCGGCTCCAAGAATTACATCACGCCGGCCGGTTACCAGCGCATCAAGGACGAGCTGCTGCAACTGATCGATGTCGAGCGGCCCGAAGTGGTGAAAGTGGTGCACTGGGCCGCCTCGAACGGCGACCGCTCGGAAAACGGCGACTACATCTACGGCAAGCGCCGCCTGCGCGAAATCGACCGCCGCATCCGCTTCCTGACCAAGCGCCTCGACCTGGCCGCGGTGGTCGATCCCAGCGTGCACCACGGCAGCGACCAGATCTTTTTCGGCGCCACGGTGACGTATGCCAAGCCGGATGGCGAGGAGCACACCATCACCATCGTCGGCATCGACGAATTCGACCCGCTGCACGGCAAGATCAGCTGGATCGCCCCCGTTGCGCGCGCCATCACCAAGGCGCGCGAAGGCGACACCGTCACCCTGCGCACCCCGACCGGCGTGGAAGAACTGGAAATCCTCGAAGTCAGCTATCCGGCCCCGGCCTGA
- the rpoZ gene encoding DNA-directed RNA polymerase subunit omega → MARITIEDCLKNVPNRFQLTLAATYRARQLLQGHTPKVEAKDKPTVVALREIAAGKVGLEMLKKVPM, encoded by the coding sequence AGATTGCCTGAAGAATGTACCGAACCGCTTCCAGCTGACCCTGGCCGCGACCTACCGCGCCCGCCAGCTGCTGCAAGGCCATACGCCGAAAGTCGAAGCCAAGGACAAGCCGACCGTGGTGGCCCTGCGCGAAATCGCCGCCGGCAAAGTTGGCCTGGAAATGCTGAAAAAGGTGCCAATGTAA
- a CDS encoding GGDEF domain-containing protein has protein sequence MSKSPNPAGAEQNPADIAREAFRRLATRRIAPTPEAYRSIYNEIAGLPDTPEAPAAPLGTAAPAADQGAESMLDTFASNLSAQAGELADFGRRMNRAVKARDWDAYARTLSALADRPVKRGGGIEVAPAPDGEQTRVLRDLLSRTLTFAVASLLSGTPALVAEAESLGAATKEAHTEAALSEIAVRLKQLCYQIELKSGDTAEQQELLLRLFRLLLENVSELLDDDSWLRGQIDAVQNLIAGPIDQRALEEATRSLKDVIYKQSQLKHSISDVKLTVKNMMMTFIDRLGEVAASTGDFHTKIGGYSEKISKAENITELNQILDEVLKETRIVQNEALKARDNMVTARQEVQDAEARIHALEAKLQHMSELVREDQLTGSLNRRGLDDVFEREVARSERRGTPLCIAILDLDDFKRLNDTYGHIAGDGALKHLVKIVKETLRSMDVIARFGGEEFLILLPETAVEAATATMTRLQRELTRHFFMHENEKLLITFSAGVALRRPNEAQTDLVKRADQAMYTAKKTGKNRVVVAD, from the coding sequence ATGTCAAAATCCCCGAATCCTGCCGGAGCGGAACAAAACCCGGCCGATATCGCGCGCGAGGCCTTCCGCCGCCTCGCTACCCGCCGGATTGCCCCGACGCCGGAAGCTTACCGCAGCATCTATAACGAGATCGCCGGCCTGCCGGACACGCCCGAGGCACCCGCCGCCCCGCTCGGCACGGCCGCGCCGGCCGCCGACCAGGGCGCGGAAAGCATGCTCGACACCTTCGCCAGCAATCTGAGCGCCCAGGCCGGCGAGCTGGCCGACTTCGGCCGCCGCATGAACCGCGCCGTCAAGGCGCGCGACTGGGACGCGTATGCGCGCACCCTGTCGGCGCTGGCCGACCGTCCCGTCAAGCGCGGCGGCGGCATCGAAGTGGCGCCCGCGCCCGACGGCGAACAGACGCGCGTGCTGCGCGACCTCCTGAGCCGCACCCTGACCTTCGCCGTCGCCTCGCTCCTGAGCGGCACCCCGGCCCTGGTGGCCGAGGCCGAATCGCTGGGCGCGGCCACCAAGGAGGCGCATACCGAGGCGGCGCTGTCGGAAATCGCCGTGCGCCTCAAGCAGCTGTGCTACCAGATCGAACTCAAGAGCGGCGACACGGCCGAGCAGCAGGAATTGCTGCTGCGCCTGTTCCGCCTGCTGCTGGAAAACGTCAGCGAGCTGCTGGACGACGATTCCTGGCTGCGCGGCCAGATCGACGCCGTGCAAAACCTGATCGCCGGCCCGATCGACCAGCGCGCGCTGGAAGAAGCCACGCGCAGCCTGAAGGACGTGATCTACAAGCAAAGCCAGCTCAAGCACAGCATCTCGGACGTCAAGCTGACGGTCAAGAATATGATGATGACCTTCATCGACCGCCTGGGCGAGGTGGCCGCCAGCACCGGCGACTTCCACACCAAGATCGGCGGCTATTCCGAGAAGATCAGCAAGGCCGAGAACATCACCGAACTGAACCAGATCCTGGACGAAGTGCTGAAAGAGACGCGCATCGTGCAGAACGAGGCGCTCAAGGCGCGCGACAATATGGTGACGGCGCGCCAGGAGGTGCAGGATGCCGAGGCGCGCATCCACGCCCTGGAAGCGAAGCTGCAGCATATGAGCGAGCTGGTGCGCGAAGACCAGCTGACGGGCAGCCTGAACCGGCGTGGCCTGGACGATGTGTTCGAGCGCGAAGTGGCGCGCTCGGAGCGGCGCGGCACGCCGCTGTGCATCGCCATCCTCGACCTCGACGACTTCAAGCGCCTGAACGACACCTACGGCCATATCGCCGGCGACGGCGCGCTCAAGCACCTGGTCAAGATCGTCAAGGAAACCCTGCGCTCGATGGATGTGATCGCCCGCTTCGGCGGCGAGGAATTCCTCATCCTGCTGCCGGAAACCGCGGTGGAAGCAGCCACCGCGACCATGACCCGGCTGCAGCGCGAACTGACGCGCCACTTCTTCATGCATGAGAACGAGAAGCTGCTGATCACCTTCTCGGCCGGCGTCGCCCTGCGCCGCCCGAACGAGGCGCAGACCGATCTGGTCAAGCGCGCCGACCAGGCCATGTACACGGCCAAGAAAACCGGCAAGAACCGGGTGGTGGTGGCGGATTGA
- a CDS encoding response regulator transcription factor, producing MSEKAVIKVFIADDHAIVREGLKQILADTKDIVVAGEAENGLDAVKLFRKSGCQVLLLDISMPDRSGIEVLKQVKKEKPELAVLMLSMHREDQYAIRSLKAGAAGYLTKQSAPKELVTAIRQVASGLKYISPALAQELANHVGEDHEAALHESLSDREYQTLTMIASGKTVGTIAKELSLSVKTVSEYRARLLVKMKLKNSAELTHYAIKNQLIE from the coding sequence ATGAGTGAAAAAGCCGTCATCAAGGTCTTCATCGCCGACGACCATGCGATCGTGCGCGAGGGGTTGAAACAGATCCTGGCCGATACCAAGGACATCGTTGTCGCCGGCGAGGCCGAGAACGGGCTGGATGCCGTCAAGCTATTCCGCAAATCGGGCTGCCAGGTGCTGCTGCTCGACATTTCCATGCCCGACCGCAGCGGCATCGAGGTGCTCAAGCAGGTCAAGAAGGAAAAACCGGAACTGGCGGTGCTGATGCTGTCCATGCACCGCGAAGACCAGTATGCGATCCGCTCGCTGAAAGCCGGCGCGGCCGGCTATCTGACCAAGCAGAGCGCGCCGAAAGAGCTGGTGACGGCTATCCGCCAGGTCGCTAGCGGATTAAAATACATTAGTCCGGCACTGGCGCAAGAGCTGGCCAACCATGTGGGCGAAGACCACGAGGCGGCCCTGCACGAAAGCCTGTCCGACCGCGAATACCAGACCCTGACCATGATCGCCTCCGGCAAGACGGTGGGCACCATCGCCAAGGAGCTGTCGCTGTCGGTGAAGACCGTGAGCGAATACCGCGCCCGCCTGCTGGTCAAGATGAAACTGAAAAACAGCGCCGAACTGACCCACTACGCCATCAAGAACCAGCTGATCGAATAA
- a CDS encoding PEP-CTERM sorting domain-containing protein: MAGVITSGSQNHTLTASKFWTTNYKVGKTDFDVAGKAYAGNADYNGHFRFFEKFVLPEYETGSMLSSAVLTFTPRVAWEAGAGLQVFGTSPDWRNRTDYYHQPPITTGLLGLLTYDKARNISKIDITEYLNSIRSTTQEVSFIVKSGREGSNWIDFANFTSFGLDISVQPGSPSNPGKPVPEPGSIALVLAGLGLIIWRRSRKSPQP; encoded by the coding sequence ATGGCAGGAGTCATTACTAGCGGCAGCCAAAACCATACATTGACAGCCAGCAAGTTTTGGACGACTAATTACAAAGTTGGGAAAACCGACTTTGATGTGGCCGGGAAAGCTTATGCTGGAAATGCCGACTACAACGGTCATTTTCGATTTTTCGAAAAATTTGTGCTGCCTGAATATGAAACCGGGAGCATGCTAAGCTCCGCAGTCCTGACTTTTACCCCAAGAGTGGCATGGGAAGCAGGAGCAGGCTTGCAGGTTTTTGGCACATCACCCGACTGGCGGAATCGAACGGATTATTATCATCAACCACCGATCACGACCGGTTTATTGGGGCTACTGACGTATGACAAAGCCCGCAACATTAGCAAAATAGATATCACGGAATATTTAAATTCCATTCGCTCCACAACACAAGAAGTAAGCTTTATTGTGAAATCTGGAAGAGAAGGTTCCAACTGGATAGATTTTGCAAATTTCACCTCCTTTGGACTCGATATCTCAGTTCAACCGGGTTCACCCTCAAATCCAGGAAAACCCGTACCTGAGCCAGGCAGCATTGCCTTAGTTCTTGCCGGGCTGGGCCTG
- a CDS encoding bifunctional (p)ppGpp synthetase/guanosine-3',5'-bis(diphosphate) 3'-pyrophosphohydrolase has translation MNLSETSISDQPASRAKRPAKSAPGVDPSAASSIPTSPLAAPVVAAGVATISHLSEKLAEYMTPADLKKVREAYRFSDEMHLGQVRKSGEPYISHPIAVAEICADWKLDAQAIMAALLHDVMEDQDVKKDELIERFGAPVAHLVDGLSKLEKIEFQSQIEAQAENFRKMLLAMASDVRVILIKLADRLHNMRTLEVMAPAKKRRIAGETMEVYVPIAHRLGLNNIYRELQDLAFSHLYPLRYHVLSKAVKAARGNRREVVKKILESVKNTLGMAGISAEVYGREKTLYGIYKKMRAKHLSFSQVLDVYGFRVVVDSFANCYVALGTLHSLYKPMPGKFKDYIAIRKLNGYQSLHTTLIGPYGTPVEFQIRTQEMHRTAESGVAAHWLYKNSDANMSDLQQRTHAWLQSLLDIQQQTGDSAEFLEHVKVDLFPDSVYVFTPKSKIIALPRGATPIDFAYAIHTGIGDHTVGVNINGEAAPLRTELRNGDIIEIVTDNSSRPSPTWLSFVRTGKARSAIRHHLRTINLPESIRLGQQLLNQALHAINIDPQLPDNLTERLLNESSAKSLDELYADIGIGKRMAALVARHIFGMLGGEAASAPVDHTSAAELDPVTIYGSEGVSVQLAPCCLPIPGDQIVGQLRRDQGLQVHTGDCTVAKRQRQKEPDRWIAVKWAPELNRRFDTRIKLLINNEKGILARVAAEIGESDGNITFVGMDEDKEHILHQLRFTIQVKDRVHLAGLLRNVRRVAGVNRVSRERA, from the coding sequence ATGAACCTGTCCGAAACCAGCATTAGCGATCAGCCCGCCAGCCGGGCCAAACGCCCGGCCAAGTCTGCGCCGGGCGTTGATCCCTCTGCCGCCTCCTCCATTCCCACTTCCCCGCTGGCCGCGCCCGTCGTTGCCGCCGGTGTCGCCACCATCAGCCACCTGAGCGAAAAACTGGCCGAGTACATGACGCCGGCCGACCTGAAAAAGGTGCGCGAAGCTTACCGTTTCTCGGACGAGATGCATCTGGGCCAGGTGCGCAAATCGGGCGAGCCGTATATCTCGCATCCGATCGCCGTGGCCGAGATCTGCGCCGACTGGAAGCTCGACGCGCAAGCCATCATGGCGGCCCTGCTGCACGATGTGATGGAAGACCAGGACGTCAAGAAGGATGAGCTGATCGAGCGCTTCGGCGCCCCCGTGGCCCACCTGGTCGATGGCCTGTCCAAACTGGAGAAGATCGAGTTCCAGAGCCAGATCGAGGCGCAGGCGGAAAACTTCCGCAAGATGCTGCTGGCCATGGCCTCGGACGTGCGCGTGATCCTGATCAAGCTGGCCGACCGCCTGCACAATATGCGCACGCTGGAAGTGATGGCGCCGGCCAAGAAGCGCCGCATCGCCGGCGAGACGATGGAAGTGTATGTGCCGATCGCCCACCGCCTCGGCCTGAACAATATCTACCGCGAGCTGCAGGACCTGGCCTTCTCCCACCTGTACCCGCTGCGCTACCACGTGCTCTCCAAAGCCGTGAAGGCGGCGCGCGGCAACCGGCGCGAGGTGGTCAAGAAGATCCTCGAATCGGTCAAGAACACGCTGGGCATGGCCGGCATCTCGGCCGAAGTGTATGGCCGCGAAAAGACGCTGTACGGCATCTACAAGAAAATGCGCGCCAAGCACCTGAGCTTTTCCCAGGTGCTCGACGTGTACGGCTTCCGCGTGGTGGTGGACAGCTTCGCCAACTGTTACGTGGCGCTGGGCACCCTGCACAGCCTGTACAAGCCCATGCCGGGCAAGTTCAAGGACTATATCGCCATCCGCAAGCTGAACGGCTACCAGTCGCTGCACACCACCCTGATCGGCCCTTACGGCACGCCGGTCGAATTCCAGATCCGCACCCAGGAAATGCACCGCACGGCCGAATCGGGCGTGGCGGCGCACTGGCTGTACAAGAACAGCGACGCGAATATGTCGGACCTGCAGCAGCGCACCCACGCCTGGCTGCAATCGCTGCTCGACATCCAGCAGCAGACCGGCGACTCGGCCGAGTTCCTGGAACACGTCAAGGTCGACCTGTTCCCCGACTCGGTCTACGTGTTCACGCCCAAGTCCAAGATCATCGCGCTGCCGCGCGGCGCCACGCCGATCGACTTCGCCTACGCCATCCACACCGGCATCGGCGACCATACGGTGGGCGTCAACATCAATGGCGAGGCGGCGCCGCTGCGCACCGAGCTGCGCAATGGCGACATCATCGAAATCGTCACCGACAACAGCTCGCGCCCCAGCCCGACCTGGCTCTCGTTCGTGCGCACCGGCAAGGCGCGCTCGGCGATCCGCCACCACCTGCGCACCATCAACCTGCCGGAATCGATCCGCCTCGGCCAGCAGCTGCTGAACCAGGCCCTGCATGCGATCAATATCGATCCGCAGCTGCCCGACAACCTGACCGAACGCCTGCTCAACGAATCGAGCGCCAAATCGCTCGACGAGCTGTATGCCGACATCGGCATCGGCAAGCGCATGGCGGCCCTGGTGGCGCGCCATATCTTCGGCATGCTGGGCGGCGAAGCGGCCAGCGCGCCGGTCGACCATACCAGCGCGGCCGAACTCGATCCGGTGACGATTTACGGCAGCGAAGGCGTGTCGGTGCAGCTGGCGCCATGCTGCCTGCCGATTCCGGGCGACCAGATCGTCGGCCAGCTGCGGCGCGACCAGGGCTTGCAGGTGCACACCGGCGACTGCACGGTGGCCAAGCGCCAGCGCCAGAAGGAGCCGGACCGCTGGATCGCCGTCAAATGGGCGCCCGAGCTGAACCGCCGCTTCGACACCCGCATCAAGCTGCTCATCAATAACGAAAAAGGCATCCTGGCGCGCGTTGCGGCCGAGATCGGCGAGTCCGACGGCAACATCACCTTCGTCGGCATGGACGAGGACAAGGAGCACATCCTGCACCAGCTGCGCTTCACCATCCAGGTCAAGGACCGCGTCCACCTGGCCGGCCTGCTGCGCAATGTGCGCCGCGTCGCCGGCGTCAACCGCGTCTCGCGCGAGCGCGCATAG